A genomic window from Panthera tigris isolate Pti1 chromosome B4, P.tigris_Pti1_mat1.1, whole genome shotgun sequence includes:
- the LOC102960570 gene encoding olfactory receptor 8S1-like, protein MASGNHSRITEFILLGLSADPHVQALLFVLFLMIYLLTLLGNLLIILVIHTDSNLHTPMYFFLSHLSFQDLFYSSVTVPKLLENLLSQRKAISVEGCLAQVFFVFATTGIEACLLSVMAYDRYAAICHPLLYGQVMSKQLCERLVWGSWVVAFLDALMNILLALNMDFCDVQTIHHYSCELPSLFPLSCSDVSTNSAMLLCSALLHAIGTCLLIFFSYVRIVSTILSIGSTSGRSKAFSTCSSHLTAVSLFYGSAIFRYLMPTSGSPLELILSIQYSVITPLVNPLIYSWKNKEVKTALRRMTIKYLQCLSTEEI, encoded by the coding sequence ATGGCCTCAGGGAATCACAGCCGCATCACAGAGTTCATTCTCCTCGGGCTGTCTGCTGACCCCCATGTCCAGGCTCTGCTCTTTGTTCTGTTCCTGATGATTTACCTTCTGACTCTGCTGGGGAACCTGCTGATCATACTCGTGATCCATACAGACTCTAACCTCCAcacacccatgtacttcttcctcagcCACCTCTCCTTCCAAGACCTCTTCTATTCTTCCGTCACTGTGCCCAAGCTGCTGGAGAACCTCCTGTCTCAGAGAAAAGCCATCTCAGTAGAGGGCTGCCTGGCTCAGGTATTCTTTGTGTTTGCCACTACAGGGATTGAGGCTTGCCTGCTCTcagtgatggcctatgaccgctatgccGCCATCTGCCACCCTCTGCTCTATGGCCAGGTGATGAGTAAACAGCTATGTGAGAGGCTGGTGTGGGGTTCTTGGGTTGTGGCCTTTCTGGATGCACTCATGAACATCCTCCTGGCTTTGAATATGGACTTCTGTGATGTTCAAACCATCCACCACTACTCCTGTGAGctgccttccctcttccctctctcctgctctgatGTCTCCACCAACTCTGCGATGCTACTCTGCTCTGCGCTCCTGCATGCCATTGGGACCTGCCTCCTGATCTTTTTCTCTTACGTTCGCATCGTCTCCACCATCCTGAGCATCGGCTCCACCTCAGGCAGAAGCaaggccttctccacctgctcctcccacctcacTGCAGTGAGCCTGTTCTATGGCTCAGCCATTTTTCGCTATCTCATGCCAACCTCGGGTTCACCTCTGGAGCTGATCCTCTCCATACAGTACAGTGTAATCACGCCCCTGGTGAATCCGCTCATCTACAGCTGGAAGAACAAGGAGGTGAAAACAGCTCTGAGGAGAATGacgataaaatatttacaatgtctCAGCACAGAAGAGATAtaa